A genomic window from Luteolibacter sp. LG18 includes:
- the dtd gene encoding D-aminoacyl-tRNA deacylase, whose protein sequence is MRAVVQRVLEASVRVDGHLVSHCGPGLLVLLGIEDGDGEEDAAWLAAKITAMRIFGDDEGKMNRSVIDCSGNVIVVSQFTLHASTKKGNRPSFIRAARPEVSEPLYERFCAMMEGHLGKPVGRGIFGADMKVALVNDGPVTIVMDSRAKE, encoded by the coding sequence ATGCGCGCCGTCGTCCAACGTGTCCTCGAAGCCTCCGTCCGCGTGGACGGCCACCTGGTGTCCCATTGCGGTCCCGGCCTGCTGGTGCTGCTGGGCATTGAGGACGGCGATGGCGAGGAGGATGCCGCGTGGCTGGCGGCGAAGATCACGGCGATGCGGATTTTCGGCGATGACGAGGGCAAGATGAACCGCTCGGTGATCGATTGCTCGGGCAACGTGATCGTCGTCAGCCAGTTCACGCTCCACGCCTCGACGAAGAAGGGCAACCGCCCGTCCTTCATCCGCGCGGCGCGGCCGGAGGTTTCCGAACCGCTTTACGAACGGTTCTGCGCGATGATGGAAGGCCACCTCGGCAAGCCGGTGGGACGTGGGATCTTCGGTGCGGACATGAAGGTGGCCTTGGTCAACGACGGGCCGGTCACCATCGTGATGGACAGCCGGGCGAAGGAATAA
- a CDS encoding GDSL-type esterase/lipase family protein has protein sequence MISRYHSLFGIALAPSICQVATAQESPLQLQKGDHIAIVGSGLADRQQHQAWLEALIQRAYPDLDLTIRNLGFSGDEINVHPRSEDVPPTSYFLSMKKGDFTPPDNTKVTYKAGTDFGADVIIAYWGFNESFDGETGLPKFKANLAAYLKAQLSANYNGKGTCRLVLVSPIAQEPRPGTDPAQNNRNLVLYTGAMAEVAKANNVPFVNLYDASRELYAKAKSPLTLNGIHLTDEGDKLLAPIQFKALFGRDPGSLDDPKLARIREAVLDKNEQWHHRYRTVDQYNIYGGRSLISYEGVTNAKILNQEMAQRDVKTANRDQRVWAVAKGGDLVVKDDNLPPVEATPPNRKEPVPYTDPEEAIKHLKLPAGCKVELVASEKTFPELVNPVQMAFDTKGRLWISAWKNYPETSPTTKDFDKLLVIDLDPKTGKAAKVTTFADGLNCPTGFQFYKDGVLVMQSPDLWYIRDTDGDGKADTRERVLTGLDAADSHHETNSMCLEPGGAVYLSDGVFHRTNVETRDGVVRNQNGCIYRYEPGTGKFIRHAAYGFANPHGRVFDYWGNDLITDATGNVNYFGPAMSGFLSEGAHPQMQPFWDRPSRPCPGTAILSSRHFPDDWQGLFLNTNVISIQGIFRAKLTEEGSGIKGETIENLVSTDIQQNPNFRPSGITVAPDGSLYFMDWSQMLIGHLQHHLRDPNRDHQHGRLYRITYEGRPLLVPKKIDGQPVAALLDLLKEPENDVRLRAKIELGKHDPQEVIAGVKHWIETLDEKDPAYEHHLLEALWVHQWHDTVDTGLLKRILASKEPRARAQGIRVLGYWRDRVPDALALLKKAAADEAPRVRLEAVRVASFFREWEAADIALLALKQPTDYYLDYCLKETMRQLAPWWKQAIMDGKTVAAGNPEGAEYIVGSLNGAELAKLPKSPFTLTAMLTRPEISADQRKTALADLAKLKNQPPVKVLFEILAPMAKTGGKAADELAKLLLSESPADLKSVRAELDDLAGAGAEETLRRFAIAALIQVDGSIEPRWNMAARSSTDLVDFLESLQLLPDATLRASAFDKVMPLLGTLPPAIKTSLATNGSGAARYVRIELPKGTLTLAEVQVFSGDKNIAGTGTATQSTTAFGGTADKAIDGNTNGVFESGTQTHTEENSKRPWWELDLKTPQAISAITVWNRTGYEDRLDKFTLTVLDSKHQPLFRKASIAAPKPSVRIPVPLDPAGSIRESAIETLVAMKKEPGLVFNGLADMIARGEEIPLALKGISRLPHNAWSGDKAAKVLDAVTDWAGHTAEADRATPEFVAALKVARDLTGLLPAAEATKAGSRLDGLTIRTLVVKTVPEQLRFDTTKLVVAAAKPVSLTFENPDAMPHNIVFVKPGTFKEVAEAVQAQPPGKLDSQGRAYVPDKDPRILAATKLLEAGKKETIQFTAPAEEGTYEFVCTFPGHWAVMHGQLIVTKDVEAYLKANPK, from the coding sequence ATGATTTCCCGCTACCATTCCCTCTTCGGCATCGCCCTTGCCCCGTCCATCTGCCAAGTGGCGACGGCGCAGGAATCCCCGCTCCAACTCCAGAAAGGCGATCACATCGCCATCGTCGGCAGCGGTCTGGCGGATCGCCAACAACACCAGGCCTGGCTGGAGGCCCTGATCCAGCGCGCTTACCCGGATCTGGATCTCACGATCCGGAACCTCGGTTTCAGCGGAGACGAGATCAACGTGCATCCGCGCTCCGAGGACGTGCCGCCCACAAGCTATTTCCTTTCCATGAAGAAGGGCGACTTCACGCCGCCCGACAACACCAAGGTGACCTACAAGGCCGGCACCGATTTCGGAGCGGACGTGATCATCGCTTACTGGGGGTTCAATGAGTCCTTCGACGGCGAGACTGGGCTACCGAAGTTTAAGGCGAACCTGGCAGCCTACCTGAAGGCCCAGCTTTCCGCCAACTACAATGGCAAGGGCACCTGCCGCCTGGTGCTGGTCTCGCCGATCGCGCAGGAGCCGCGGCCCGGCACCGACCCGGCGCAGAACAACCGCAACCTGGTGCTCTACACCGGTGCCATGGCGGAGGTGGCGAAGGCCAACAACGTCCCCTTCGTGAACCTTTACGACGCCTCCCGCGAACTCTACGCGAAGGCCAAGTCCCCGCTCACGCTCAACGGCATCCATCTCACCGACGAGGGCGACAAACTGCTCGCCCCGATCCAGTTCAAGGCGCTGTTCGGCCGTGATCCCGGATCGCTGGACGATCCGAAGCTGGCCCGGATCCGCGAGGCGGTGCTCGACAAGAACGAGCAGTGGCACCACCGCTACCGCACCGTGGATCAATACAACATCTACGGTGGTCGCTCGCTGATCTCCTACGAGGGCGTCACCAATGCGAAGATCCTGAACCAGGAAATGGCGCAGCGCGACGTGAAGACCGCCAACCGCGACCAGCGGGTGTGGGCGGTGGCGAAGGGCGGCGACCTGGTGGTGAAGGACGACAACCTGCCGCCGGTGGAAGCCACTCCTCCGAACCGCAAGGAGCCGGTCCCCTACACCGATCCGGAGGAAGCCATCAAGCACCTCAAGCTCCCGGCGGGCTGCAAGGTGGAACTGGTCGCCTCCGAAAAGACCTTCCCCGAACTCGTCAACCCGGTGCAGATGGCCTTCGACACCAAGGGCCGCCTGTGGATCTCCGCTTGGAAGAACTACCCGGAAACCAGTCCGACGACGAAAGACTTCGACAAGCTGCTGGTGATCGACCTCGATCCGAAGACTGGCAAGGCCGCCAAGGTGACCACCTTCGCGGACGGCCTGAACTGCCCGACCGGATTCCAGTTCTACAAGGACGGCGTGCTGGTCATGCAATCGCCGGACCTCTGGTACATCCGCGACACGGACGGCGACGGCAAGGCGGACACGCGGGAGCGCGTGCTCACCGGCCTCGATGCCGCGGACTCCCACCATGAGACGAACTCGATGTGCCTTGAGCCGGGAGGAGCCGTTTACCTCAGCGATGGCGTGTTCCACCGCACCAACGTGGAAACGCGCGACGGCGTGGTTCGCAACCAGAACGGCTGCATCTACCGCTACGAACCCGGCACCGGGAAATTCATCCGCCACGCCGCCTACGGATTCGCGAATCCCCACGGCCGCGTGTTCGATTACTGGGGCAACGACCTGATCACCGACGCCACCGGCAATGTGAACTACTTCGGACCGGCGATGAGCGGCTTCCTCAGCGAAGGAGCCCATCCCCAGATGCAGCCGTTCTGGGATCGCCCGTCCCGCCCCTGCCCCGGCACCGCCATCCTGAGCAGCCGCCATTTCCCGGATGACTGGCAGGGCCTGTTCCTGAACACGAACGTGATCAGCATCCAGGGCATCTTCCGCGCGAAGCTCACCGAGGAAGGTTCCGGCATCAAGGGCGAGACCATCGAGAACCTCGTCTCCACCGACATCCAGCAGAACCCCAATTTCCGCCCCTCCGGCATCACCGTGGCACCGGATGGCTCGCTCTACTTCATGGACTGGTCGCAGATGCTCATCGGCCATCTCCAGCACCATCTCCGCGATCCGAACCGCGACCACCAGCACGGCCGCCTCTACCGGATCACCTACGAGGGCCGTCCGCTGCTGGTACCGAAGAAGATCGACGGCCAGCCCGTCGCCGCGCTGCTCGACCTGCTGAAGGAGCCGGAGAACGACGTCCGCCTCCGAGCGAAAATCGAACTCGGCAAACATGACCCGCAGGAAGTCATCGCCGGCGTGAAGCACTGGATCGAAACCCTCGATGAAAAGGACCCGGCCTACGAGCACCACCTGCTGGAAGCCCTGTGGGTCCACCAGTGGCACGACACCGTGGACACCGGCCTGCTCAAACGCATCCTTGCCTCGAAGGAACCCCGTGCCCGCGCCCAAGGCATCCGCGTGCTCGGCTACTGGCGCGACCGTGTGCCGGACGCACTCGCGCTGCTCAAGAAGGCCGCCGCGGACGAAGCCCCGCGCGTGCGGTTGGAAGCGGTGCGTGTCGCCAGTTTCTTCCGTGAATGGGAAGCCGCGGACATCGCCCTCCTCGCGCTCAAGCAGCCGACCGATTACTACCTCGACTACTGCCTGAAGGAAACCATGCGCCAGCTCGCGCCGTGGTGGAAACAAGCGATCATGGATGGCAAGACCGTGGCCGCGGGCAATCCGGAAGGAGCCGAATACATCGTCGGCTCCCTGAACGGAGCCGAACTCGCCAAGCTGCCCAAGTCCCCCTTCACGCTCACCGCGATGCTGACGCGTCCGGAGATCTCCGCCGACCAGCGGAAGACCGCCCTGGCGGATCTCGCGAAGCTGAAGAACCAGCCACCGGTGAAGGTGCTGTTCGAAATCCTCGCTCCGATGGCCAAGACCGGCGGCAAGGCCGCGGATGAGCTGGCCAAGCTGCTCCTTTCCGAATCTCCCGCCGACCTGAAATCGGTGCGGGCAGAGCTGGACGACCTCGCAGGCGCGGGAGCCGAGGAAACGCTGCGCCGTTTCGCGATCGCCGCCCTGATCCAAGTCGATGGTTCGATCGAACCCCGTTGGAATATGGCCGCGAGGTCCTCGACGGATCTGGTGGATTTCCTCGAATCCCTGCAACTGCTGCCCGATGCCACCCTGCGGGCTTCCGCCTTCGACAAGGTGATGCCGCTGCTCGGCACGCTGCCGCCCGCCATCAAAACCTCGCTGGCCACAAACGGTTCCGGTGCGGCGCGCTACGTCCGCATTGAACTGCCGAAGGGCACGCTCACCCTGGCCGAGGTGCAGGTGTTCTCCGGCGACAAGAACATCGCGGGCACCGGCACCGCCACCCAATCGACCACGGCCTTCGGCGGCACCGCCGACAAGGCGATCGACGGCAACACCAACGGCGTGTTCGAGTCCGGCACCCAGACCCACACCGAGGAGAACTCGAAGCGCCCATGGTGGGAACTCGACCTGAAAACCCCGCAGGCGATCTCCGCCATCACGGTCTGGAACCGGACGGGCTATGAGGACCGCCTCGACAAGTTCACCCTCACCGTCCTCGATTCGAAGCACCAACCGCTGTTCCGGAAGGCCTCCATCGCCGCGCCGAAGCCGTCGGTCCGCATCCCGGTGCCGCTGGATCCGGCCGGCTCGATCCGCGAGTCCGCCATCGAAACCCTGGTGGCGATGAAGAAGGAGCCGGGCCTGGTCTTCAACGGCCTCGCCGACATGATCGCCCGCGGCGAGGAGATCCCGCTGGCTTTGAAAGGGATCAGCCGCCTGCCGCACAACGCGTGGTCCGGCGACAAGGCTGCCAAGGTGCTGGACGCGGTGACCGACTGGGCAGGCCATACCGCGGAGGCCGATCGAGCCACACCGGAATTCGTCGCCGCGCTCAAGGTCGCCCGTGACCTCACCGGACTGCTGCCCGCGGCGGAAGCCACGAAAGCCGGTTCACGTCTCGATGGCCTGACCATCCGCACCCTGGTGGTGAAGACGGTGCCGGAGCAACTTCGTTTCGATACCACGAAGCTGGTGGTGGCAGCGGCCAAACCGGTGTCCCTCACCTTCGAGAACCCGGATGCGATGCCGCACAACATCGTGTTCGTGAAACCGGGCACCTTCAAGGAGGTGGCGGAAGCCGTCCAGGCCCAGCCGCCCGGCAAACTCGATTCCCAGGGCCGGGCCTACGTGCCGGACAAGGATCCGCGCATTCTCGCCGCGACCAAGCTGCTCGAAGCCGGAAAGAAAGAGACGATCCAATTCACGGCCCCCGCCGAGGAAGGCACCTACGAGTTCGTCTGCACCTTCCCGGGCCACTGGGCCGTGATGCACGGCCAGTTGATCGTGACGAAGGATGTGGAGGCCTACCTCAAGGCGAACCCGAAGTAA